In the Chryseobacterium sp. MYb264 genome, one interval contains:
- a CDS encoding glycoside hydrolase family 35 protein: MKKIIQNFGTIVLIFLSSFLFSQNTNSSFEIKNSSFLLNGKPFTIYSGEMHYPRVPQEYWKHRLQMMKAMGLNTVATYVFWNYHEESPGKWNFSGEKDLKKFIKTAQEVGLYVIIRPGPYVCAEWEFGGYPWWLQKNKNLEIRTDNKAFLDECEKYITQLTKQIVPLQIDHGGPIIMVQAENEFGSYVEQRKEISLEQHRKYSYKIKDMLLKHGITVPLFTSDSSFYFVGGSIKGALPTANGENNVDVLKKSVDEYHGGKGPYMVAEYYPGWLDHWAEPFVKVSTEDVVKQSEIYIKNGVSFNYYMIHGGTNFAFTSGANYDKNSDIQPDLTSYDYDAPISEAGWATPKYNALRNIFQKLNNNQLPEVSKPVKVISIPEFKITKTASLFDVIEGKKSIVNNQPVTFEDLNIGSGYILYRRIFEKDEKGKLEIKGLRDYATIYINKDFVGELNRINKKYDLDIEIKKGDQLDILVENMGRINYGSEINHNLKGIISPVKINESEISRNWQMFPLPFDEFLKHNFKTKNIPENVPVIQEAEFILDETGDTFLDTRNFGKGIVFINGKNLGRYWKVGPQQTLFVPGVWLKKGKNVIQIFEQLNSNETVKTIDHPILDQLNK; this comes from the coding sequence ATGAAAAAAATTATCCAAAACTTCGGTACAATTGTTTTGATTTTTTTGAGCAGCTTTTTGTTTTCACAAAATACAAATTCAAGCTTCGAAATCAAAAATAGCAGTTTTTTGTTAAACGGAAAACCATTTACCATTTATTCCGGTGAGATGCATTATCCGCGAGTTCCTCAGGAATATTGGAAACATCGTTTGCAGATGATGAAAGCCATGGGTTTGAATACCGTTGCCACCTATGTTTTCTGGAATTATCATGAAGAATCACCTGGCAAATGGAACTTCTCAGGAGAAAAAGATTTAAAAAAATTTATTAAGACCGCTCAGGAAGTTGGTTTGTATGTAATCATTCGCCCCGGACCTTACGTTTGCGCGGAATGGGAATTCGGTGGTTATCCGTGGTGGTTGCAGAAAAATAAAAACTTAGAGATCCGAACAGATAATAAAGCGTTTCTTGATGAATGTGAGAAATACATTACTCAGCTAACGAAGCAGATTGTTCCTCTTCAAATCGATCATGGAGGCCCAATCATTATGGTTCAGGCTGAAAACGAATTTGGCTCTTACGTGGAGCAACGAAAAGAGATTTCCTTGGAGCAACATCGAAAATACAGTTATAAAATAAAAGACATGCTTTTAAAACATGGGATTACCGTTCCTTTGTTTACTTCGGATTCAAGCTTTTATTTCGTGGGCGGTTCTATTAAGGGAGCACTTCCTACCGCAAATGGTGAAAATAATGTTGATGTTCTTAAAAAAAGCGTGGATGAATACCATGGCGGAAAAGGACCTTATATGGTGGCTGAATATTATCCCGGCTGGCTGGATCATTGGGCGGAACCTTTTGTGAAAGTCAGCACTGAAGATGTGGTAAAGCAGTCTGAAATTTATATTAAAAATGGGGTTTCATTTAATTATTATATGATTCATGGTGGAACTAACTTCGCCTTTACGAGCGGTGCCAATTATGATAAAAATTCAGATATTCAACCTGATCTCACGAGCTACGATTATGATGCGCCAATAAGTGAGGCGGGCTGGGCAACTCCGAAATACAATGCGTTGAGGAATATTTTTCAGAAACTGAATAATAATCAACTTCCTGAAGTGTCAAAACCTGTTAAAGTGATTAGCATTCCCGAATTTAAAATCACCAAAACGGCTTCGCTATTTGATGTTATTGAGGGAAAGAAATCGATTGTGAATAATCAACCTGTGACTTTTGAAGATTTGAATATCGGAAGTGGCTATATTTTATATCGAAGAATATTTGAAAAAGATGAAAAAGGAAAACTAGAAATAAAAGGACTGCGGGATTATGCGACGATATACATCAATAAAGATTTCGTTGGCGAACTGAACCGAATTAATAAAAAATATGATCTTGACATTGAAATCAAGAAAGGAGATCAGCTTGATATTTTGGTGGAAAATATGGGAAGGATTAATTATGGATCGGAAATTAATCATAATTTAAAAGGGATTATCAGTCCGGTAAAAATCAATGAAAGTGAAATTTCCAGAAACTGGCAGATGTTTCCTTTGCCTTTTGATGAATTTCTTAAGCATAATTTTAAAACGAAAAATATTCCTGAAAATGTTCCGGTTATTCAGGAAGCAGAATTTATTCTGGATGAAACGGGAGATACATTTTTAGATACTCGAAATTTTGGAAAAGGAATTGTTTTTATTAACGGTAAAAATCTTGGGCGCTATTGGAAGGTTGGGCCGCAGCAGACATTGTTTGTTCCCGGAGTTTGGTTGAAAAAAGGTAAAAATGTAATTCAGATTTTCGAACAATTGAATTCTAATGAAACGGTGAAAACAATCGATCATCCTATTTTAGACCAATTGAATAAGTAA
- the eno gene encoding phosphopyruvate hydratase, whose protein sequence is MSYISYIEARQILDSRGNPTIEVDVFTENGAMGRAAVPSGASTGEHEAVELRDGGSEYLGKGVLKAVENVREIIAPELVGLPVYDQNFIDQIMIDLDGTKNKGNLGANAILGVSLAAAKAAATELKMPLYKYVGGVNANTLPVPMMNVINGGSHSDAPIAFQEFMVMPVKADSFSHALRKGTEIFHSLKSILHSRGLSTAVGDEGGFAPTFTGTEDALDTLLQAIEKAGYKPGDDIMIALDCAASEFYKDGIYDYRKFQTPDAAQFSSSEQVSYLAELANKYPIISIEDGMQENDWEGWKLLTEKIGDRVQLVGDDLFVTNVERLSRGVQEGIANSILVKVNQIGSLSETMAAVQMAQHNKFTSVMSHRSGETEDSTIADLAVAMNCGQIKTGSASRSDRMAKYNQLLRIEEALGETAIFPGLDTFKIKR, encoded by the coding sequence ATGAGTTACATTTCTTACATAGAAGCGAGACAAATCTTGGATTCCAGAGGTAATCCTACAATTGAAGTTGATGTATTTACAGAAAATGGTGCGATGGGACGTGCTGCGGTACCTTCCGGAGCGTCTACAGGAGAACATGAAGCAGTGGAATTACGTGATGGTGGTTCGGAATATTTAGGAAAAGGAGTCCTGAAAGCTGTTGAGAATGTAAGAGAAATTATAGCGCCGGAGTTGGTAGGTCTTCCTGTTTATGATCAGAATTTTATTGATCAGATCATGATTGACCTTGACGGAACTAAAAACAAAGGAAATTTAGGAGCAAATGCTATCCTTGGTGTTTCTTTAGCTGCTGCGAAAGCTGCTGCTACAGAATTGAAAATGCCATTATACAAATATGTGGGGGGTGTCAATGCCAACACACTTCCAGTTCCGATGATGAACGTAATCAATGGTGGTTCGCACTCTGATGCGCCTATCGCTTTCCAGGAATTTATGGTAATGCCGGTAAAAGCGGATTCTTTCTCTCACGCTTTGAGAAAAGGAACGGAGATTTTCCACAGCTTAAAATCTATCCTTCATTCAAGAGGTTTATCTACTGCAGTAGGTGACGAAGGTGGTTTTGCACCAACTTTCACTGGAACTGAAGATGCTTTGGATACATTGCTTCAGGCAATTGAAAAAGCAGGTTACAAGCCTGGTGATGATATCATGATCGCATTAGACTGTGCAGCTTCAGAATTCTACAAAGACGGAATTTATGACTACAGAAAATTCCAGACTCCGGATGCTGCGCAATTCTCAAGCAGCGAGCAGGTTTCTTACCTTGCTGAATTGGCAAATAAATATCCGATTATCTCTATTGAAGATGGTATGCAGGAGAACGACTGGGAAGGTTGGAAATTGTTAACTGAGAAAATCGGAGACAGAGTACAGTTAGTGGGTGACGATTTATTCGTAACAAACGTAGAAAGATTGTCAAGAGGAGTTCAGGAGGGTATTGCTAACTCAATTTTGGTGAAAGTAAACCAAATCGGATCTCTTTCTGAAACAATGGCTGCAGTACAAATGGCTCAACACAACAAGTTCACTTCAGTAATGTCTCACAGATCAGGAGAAACTGAAGATTCTACCATCGCTGACCTTGCTGTAGCAATGAATTGCGGACAGATTAAAACAGGATCCGCTTCAAGATCAGACAGAATGGCCAAGTATAACCAATTACTGAGAATTGAAGAAGCTTTAGGCGAAACTGCAATTTTCCCAGGATTGGATACTTTTAAAATTAAAAGATAA
- a CDS encoding sensor histidine kinase: protein MKDLPEELRATYFLAIVIMMFFVGFIIFVVLMYNRRQLLYLKEKQLRESEHQNQLLQKELEKQKSIEKERERISHDMHDDLGAGISALKLQAEFLKQRLQDEEFRTDIDELLKTSEEMNLSMREMLWSLHSGNDTVGSFINYAKMYAVNFLKKTKIKLQFEEENVVSDFPISTELRGNLFLCVKEALNNAYKHSDSVQLNVSFRQNVEKFSIKISDDGIGINHENKEGNGLRNMHRRMQECNGSLKILPIKKGTVLLFEVLF, encoded by the coding sequence ATGAAAGATCTTCCAGAAGAACTTAGAGCTACTTATTTTTTAGCAATTGTCATAATGATGTTCTTCGTTGGGTTCATCATTTTTGTCGTTCTCATGTACAATCGTAGACAATTACTTTATTTAAAAGAAAAACAGCTTCGGGAATCCGAACACCAGAATCAGCTTCTTCAAAAAGAACTTGAGAAACAGAAGTCTATTGAAAAGGAACGTGAACGTATTTCTCACGATATGCACGATGATTTAGGAGCAGGAATTTCTGCATTGAAACTTCAGGCAGAGTTTTTAAAGCAACGTCTGCAGGATGAAGAATTCAGAACGGATATCGATGAATTGTTGAAAACTTCAGAAGAGATGAATCTTTCGATGCGGGAAATGTTGTGGAGTTTGCATTCAGGGAATGACACTGTGGGAAGTTTTATTAATTACGCTAAAATGTATGCCGTAAACTTTCTCAAAAAAACAAAAATAAAACTTCAATTTGAAGAGGAAAATGTAGTTTCAGATTTTCCTATTTCAACAGAATTAAGAGGGAATTTATTCTTATGTGTAAAAGAAGCACTGAACAATGCATATAAACACAGTGACTCTGTTCAACTAAATGTTTCGTTTAGACAGAATGTTGAAAAATTCTCCATTAAAATTTCAGATGACGGAATTGGAATTAATCATGAAAATAAGGAGGGTAACGGACTTCGTAACATGCATCGCAGAATGCAGGAATGTAACGGTTCTTTGAAAATTTTACCTATAAAAAAAGGAACAGTCCTTCTTTTTGAAGTACTCTTTTGA
- the rplQ gene encoding 50S ribosomal protein L17, whose amino-acid sequence MRHGKKFNHLGRTASHRSAMLSNMACSLIEHKRINTTVAKAKALRVYVEPLLTKAKEDTTHNRRIVFSYLQNKEAVTELFRTVAPKIAERNGGYTRIIKTGFRPGDAADTALIELVDFNELYNPNAEEKKTTRRSRRSATAPKKEAVVAEAPVVEEKAAEPTAEAADSTEEKTEE is encoded by the coding sequence ATGAGACACGGTAAAAAATTCAATCACTTAGGAAGAACAGCCTCTCACAGAAGCGCTATGCTTTCTAATATGGCTTGTTCTCTAATTGAGCATAAAAGAATCAACACTACTGTAGCTAAAGCTAAGGCTTTGAGAGTATATGTTGAGCCTCTATTAACAAAAGCAAAAGAAGATACTACACACAATAGAAGAATTGTTTTTTCATATCTTCAAAACAAAGAGGCAGTTACTGAATTATTCAGAACTGTAGCTCCTAAAATCGCTGAGAGAAACGGTGGTTATACAAGAATCATCAAAACAGGTTTCAGACCAGGTGATGCTGCTGATACTGCTCTTATCGAATTGGTAGACTTCAACGAGCTTTACAATCCTAATGCTGAAGAGAAGAAAACTACAAGAAGAAGCAGAAGATCTGCAACAGCTCCTAAGAAAGAGGCTGTAGTAGCTGAAGCTCCTGTAGTAGAAGAAAAAGCTGCTGAGCCAACGGCTGAAGCTGCTGATTCTACAGAGGAAAAAACTGAAGAATAA
- a CDS encoding response regulator — MSISIAIVEDEKNYNNALKKVINYQKDMKVVAQFFDGNDALHNLPDFSPDVVMMDIQLQDMLGIEIIEKLKKDMPETQFIMCTSFEDDEKIFNSLKAGAIGYLIKGESMDKILASIRDVYNGGEKKNINIMDLKNMHEAYQCNIKSKIVSASTDIKNTDYVKVNVEQLFDYIKKIKTYLPKAKKMKFELTETTPDNKAFLSDQIGYLAFFNNVTDNSGKNIAELSDYNMNSLCPNQCP; from the coding sequence ATGAGTATTTCCATAGCCATAGTAGAAGACGAGAAAAACTACAACAATGCGTTGAAGAAGGTAATTAATTACCAAAAAGACATGAAAGTGGTGGCTCAGTTTTTTGATGGGAATGATGCGCTTCATAATTTGCCAGATTTTTCTCCGGATGTTGTGATGATGGATATTCAGTTGCAGGATATGTTGGGTATTGAAATCATCGAGAAGCTGAAAAAAGATATGCCCGAAACACAATTCATCATGTGTACAAGCTTTGAAGATGATGAGAAAATTTTCAATTCTCTAAAAGCTGGTGCGATAGGCTATCTCATTAAAGGAGAAAGCATGGATAAAATTTTGGCATCAATTCGGGACGTCTACAACGGCGGTGAGAAGAAAAATATCAATATTATGGATTTGAAAAATATGCATGAAGCCTATCAATGTAATATTAAATCAAAAATAGTTAGCGCAAGTACTGATATTAAAAATACTGATTATGTGAAGGTAAATGTTGAGCAATTATTTGATTATATAAAAAAAATTAAAACATATCTTCCAAAAGCAAAAAAAATGAAGTTTGAACTAACTGAGACGACCCCTGATAATAAAGCTTTTTTAAGTGATCAAATTGGATATCTTGCTTTTTTTAATAATGTTACTGACAATAGTGGTAAAAATATTGCTGAACTCTCAGATTATAATATGAACTCCCTTTGTCCTAATCAATGTCCATAA